TATTCGTTAGATTTGAAATTATAAAATTCATTCAAAAAGACTTTGAACCTACATTCTCAGTAGGATCAAAGTCTTTTCTCATCAGTCGTTTTATCGTTCAAATTATCGTTCAAAATGAATCAGATGTGCGTCCTCTCGCAAAGATAATGTGGAATAATCATTTAGAATCGGAATGTCCCCATTGAACTCAATGGGCAGGACCACATAACTGGACTGAAAATAATCCGATCCGTTCCAGCGATCCGAAAAGTATAGGTACTCCTCTTCTGACCGCTTCAGCACAAATGCTGGTTGCGTTCGGTAAGTCGTTTCATCGCCAAAATCGCTGAGCATCCCCCATGGACCATCCATCGTATCAGCCATCGCGTATTTCCCTTGATTGGGAGCCCAACCCGTGCAAAATGAGGTCACCATATAATACTTCCCTTTTCGTTTGAAGACAGCTGGTGCCTCCCGATATTCCCCTTGCCACAGCTTTCCGACAAGACTTTCGACATTAAGGTAATCCTCCTGCAGACGATAGATGTGCAGGTCCGCATTGTCTCTGGCAGCCGAAATAAAATATGCCTTCCCGTCATCGTCCTGAAAGAGAGTGCAGTCACGCGACATGTACCCGTACGGATTAAAGCTGCCATGATACACGAAATGACTATCTGGAGAATCCGATGTGGCAATGGCGCATGCGGCATCGTTGTAATTGTTACCATTCTCATAGTGAGCCCAGAGTACAAACTTTTTTGTCACCGCGTTGAACAGAACTTTAGGCCGTTCGAGATTTACCTTTCCGCCTTTGTCATTCACTAATGCCAGATTCGTCCGAACTCGAATGGGGGCAGCTGGCGTAGATGTCCTCAGGATATGATTCCGAAACTCCCAGTTGAATAGATCTTTGGAACGGTAACAACTCACATAAATATCGTCTCTCCGATCTTCGCCATACCAGTAATAATAGTCATCATGGAATAACATATGTCCACCATGAGCATGGATTGGATTACCGCTTGAATCATTCCAGATGCCACCATTGGTTAATTGATTATTCACACCGTTACCTCTCTTCTTTTAGGAACATCGTTAATTGGTCTCCGATCCAAATACCTTCACTTCCCAAAGTCTTGGCGTGTACCAATTGTTGGGGTTGTTATGAAGTGCCGCATTTTGCATATTAATTCGTACATACCTGGCAGCAGTGCTCGATAGCGTATCTGATGTGAAACCGTAAGATGTATTATTGGTTCGATCCAATGCCACGGTCCAGTTTACATTATCCGTACTGGTCTCTATTTTATATTTGTAATAACCTTCGGAGCCTTTTTGCATCCACCAGGAGATTTGCACATTATTTAACTGTTGAACGGAGCCGAGATCGACCTTCCACCAATGTGGCCAAGAACTGCCTGTGCCGACCCATTCAGTTTGATAGTTACCATCATTAGCATAACTTGCCGGGTTTGTTCCAGTAGCCGTTTGGGCTGTTGCAGGTTTACCTTGCGACAGCAGTTTTCCATTCTGAACGGGAACGACAACATCATCGCTTGTGTTGTACAGGACTTGATCAAAATAATCATAAAATGCGTAACCATCAGAGAACCAAACGGGAAGCAGTCGTTCCTCCGTTGTTCCATTTTGCGTGCCTGCCCAGCCGAACATCCAACGATATGCAACCATAACCACGTTGTTGCCCGTATCTGGCTTCACCCGCATGACGGAACCCGACTGCGCCGAGAAGGTTGACGTGTTACCAATCGTCCGTAATTCAGACCAATCTCCGTCTATGCTTGTTGCTGATGAATACAGGGGGATACTCGGATACCAACCTGCCGCTTGGGAAGAGAACAAATAATAAATGCCATCTTTTTTGATCATCTTGGGCAGTTCCCTGTGTTGATTTTGATAGATAACTGAAACTTGATGATCCACATCCAGCCAATCGGAGGTCAACTTATATAGGATGGTGTCCGAATTATTATTGGCCGTAGAGATTAGATACGCCGAATCATCATCATCTTTGAAAATGGAGATATCCCGGGATTGGTTCCCTTCCGGCCGAAAGCTTTTGTGAAATGTAAAGTCTTCTCCAGGCGTGGCTGAAGCCACCGATACTCTGGCAAGCGTGTAGTCTGTACTGTTTTCATAGTGAGCCCAAAAAACAAACTTGTTCGTTGGCGCATGGTAGAGGATATTGATCCCCTCAAATTTTGAATTCGCCAGATCGGGATGATCCGTGTAGGACAGGACCACTTTGTCGTTACCGTATGTGATGTCATCCGTTGATGTCTGTTGAATCATTTCGCCAAAACCGCCTGATGACTTTTGCACGAAATTAAATCTGTAGTAGGTGTCTCCAACTTTAAGTTCATTCGGGAGCATAAGCGTTGATTGCGTTGTGTTATCAAAAGTTGTGAGGTCCTCTGGAAGGCTGTAAGGGGTATATTCTGGCGAGACAGCGGAGGTTAACAAGGAAGTTCCGCCATATGCCTTCACTTGATACTTGTATGTGTTGCCTATATTGAGTTCATAATCATCCGTCGTTGTACCTGTTAAGGTCTGTAATAACGTATAAGGCGCATTGTTCTCTGATCTGTATAACTCGTATGCAGTCGCTCCCTGGACAGGTGCCCAATGAATTTTGGCATTGGATACTTCGGATTCATTCTTCAGGACAAACAGTGTTGCGGCGATCTTGGTCTCTTCACCAGCAGCAGCGTGAACGGTTTGAGCTGAGGATGTTAAATGCACTGTTAACAACATCAATGCAATGACGATAGCCATCCACGATTTACCTTTGATCATGTCTCATCATCTCCTTTTTTAGAAGAACAACCTTCCTGTTGCCGGAAGGCTGGTTCAGGTGAAACTAGACTTTATTTCAAATTCATCAGTGTCATTACATCCGTCTCACTGGCTTGGTTGTACCATTCGTTAACTTCTTCGATCACGGTGTCTCCGCCTTTTTCATGCCACTGTTTCACAAAGGTATCAAATGCTTCAAGCGGCTCATTGCCATATATGATTTTGGTGAACGTCTCCTGTTCCATAGTGGTCAACTGTTCCCACACATTTTGCATCGTTGGCGTTGGTGGACCGTTAAACTCATTTGGCAGTAAAACATCTCTGTTTTCATACGAAATCCGGTATCCGTCCTGCGTCGTTTGATCCTTCGAGGCGCTCTGAATGAGGACACCCGTGTCGGCTTTAACTCCATTCGCCAGATCGTAGTAGGATTGGCCGGGACCATCAACACTCGGTGTATTTTTGGTGAATGCCATTTTCCCAACGCCCTGCACAGCCTCTAATGGCGTATTAAATTTTGTTGGATCAAAAGTGACTTCATCGTTAACGATATCGTAATCGTATCCTTGAGCGTAGCCGTATTTGAACTCTCCCGTGCTGAACGCTGCGTCGTACATTTTATCGTAGTACAGGAAGAAGGCTTCCATGTTCTGAAAATCCTTGTTAAACATGAACACACCATCGTTCAACTGGGCGGATTGGTAGGTCTTATCACCGTTCACACCTTGAATGGTCGGATAAGCACTAATTTTTGCACCATCCACATTTTTCTCTACGTCCTTCACACTGTCGTACAGCCAAGGACGACCAATGATGATACCAGCTTTCCCCTCCGTAAAATCAGACAGTGCATCCCAGGCCCCTTGGGTGGCCAGTTCTTTGTTCAAGTACCCTTTTGCATACCAATCACGTAACTTGGCCAGTGCCTCTTTGTTGCCAGGAGCCACAGATCCATAGGTGAGTTTGCCGTTGTCGTTATGCCATTGTCTTGGAAGATGTTTGCCCGTGTATGCGCTGAATATCATGACCGGATCGCTGACCCAGCCCGTATTGTAGGAATCTTTACCTGAAAAAGTAAAGCCGTATGTGTCTTTCTTCCCGTTCCCATCTGGGTCCTCATTAGTGAACGCCGCGATGACTTGTTCAAACTCATCAATCGTTGTTGGCGCTTCCAAATTCAATCTGTCCAACCAGTCCTGGCGGATCAACATGACTTCGCCTTCCGTCAGATTCGGCGCAATCGCCATCCCGTAGACCTTGCCCTCCCTAACCACTGGATTGAAGGTGGTCGGGTATTGTTTGTATATTTCTTTTATCCGGTCAGGCATGTAGGTTGAGATGTCTTCCGTAATCTCCTTGACCTGCCCCGACTCGATCAGATCATTGACCAGCATGGTATCATAGACGGGCAGAACGTCTGGCAGCTTCTCTGAACCTGTCAGTGCCAGTCTCAGCTTGGTATTATATTGTGAAGCATCACCTCCCAGCAGGGTGGTTTGGATTTTGATACCCAGGTTTTGTTCGCCCCAGCGGGTCAATACATTGTCATTCAACGTCTCACCGTTGATGTACTTTCCAGCATTTTCATCCTGTTGTTTGGCGATGGTGATCGTAAACGGTGGATCATATTTTCCGTCCTTAAGCACTGATGCCGGTGCGGTCTCGGAAGCACTCTCTCCTTTGCTGCAGCCAGCCACAAGAATAGCCGACAGCATAACCATACTTACCATTTTCCATAAATCAGTTCTTTTCTTCATGGAAACATGCCCCCTTCACTCATACTTAATTTGTTTTCTATATAAGTTCATATTTACACTGGCACTCCGATGACAGAACAACCTTCCGATCGCTGTTATTCCCAGAATTTTTGATTCACTTTTACAAAGGTGAAATTCTGGTAATAAACGCGAACACTCCGCTTCTTCAGGCTTGTTCTGTCCTCTCCGTTATCGTGTAAATTTTAGTTAAACTTATATAACGATCCAATTTTTCGTCATCCTAACTATTCTTTGACGGCTCCTAGTACAATTCCCTTCACGAAATAACGTTGTAAAAAAGGATAGACCAAAATGATCGGTAGCGTGCTGACAAAAATTTGGGCTGCTTTGATGCTTTGCTCCGACATGGCTGCCACTTCAGACTGGCTCATCGCCATATTCTGCATATTGCTCTGCACAACAACGGTCTGTAGGAATGAAGCCAGCGGATACTTACTTGCATCGGACATGTACAAAATCCCGTCAAACCAGGAGTTCCAGTGCCCTACCATAATGAACAAGGATACTGTCGCTATGCCAGGCAGAGATAATGGTAAATATATTTTGCTAAGAATTACGAAAAAGGACGCTCCGTCAATGAAAGCTGCTTCTTCCAGGGCTTTGGGAATCGTTTTGAAAAAATTGACGAGAAGAATCAAATTATAAGCACCGAAAGCTCCCGGTAACACAAGAGCCCAGATGGTATCCTTTAAACCAAGGGCTGTGATCAATATGTAAGAAGGTATCAATCCCCCCGAGAAGAGCATGGTAAAGATAAAAAACCACATGAGCACGTTGCGTCCCCTGAATTCCTTGGACAGGGCATATCCTGCACAGGTAAGAATAAACATACTGATCGTCGTACCCAATACGGTTCGAGTGATGGATGTCAGCATGGCACCGTTGAAATTAGAATTGTTGAACGTTTTGATATAGGCATCCACATTGAACCCGACCGGCCAAAATGAAACCATATTACCGCTAATGGCCGCTTTACTGCTTAGCGATTGTGCCAACAAATGAAGCAGTGGAAGAAAACACGCCAGACCCGCCAGTATCATGAACGCGTAATTAAAATAGGAGAATACTCTATAACCTGTCGTCTTATGGTACATGATCCCTCTCCCTCCTTGTTAGAATATTTTGTAATTGGCATACTTATAGGCCAGCCTGTAAGAGACAACGATCAAGATCAAGCTAATCCCCGATTTGAACAGTCCTACAGCTGTCCCGAAGCCGTATTGCCCGTTTAACAAGGATGAACGGTAAACATAGGTGTCAATAATATCTCCCGTACTGTAGACAAGCGGATTGTACAGATTGAAGACCTGATCAAAACCCGCGTCCAGAATATTTCCCAGACTCAATGTAGAAATGACGATGATCATGGGCAACATGCTAGGCAAAGTGACGTATCGAATTTGCTGCCGGCGTGTGGCACCATCGATCTCGGCCGCTTCGTAATAAGATGGATTAATTCCCGCAATGGTCGCCAGATAAACAATCATGCCAAAGCCAAAGCTCTTCCATACATCGCTGATCACAACTGTGAATCGAAACAGATCAGGATCACCCAAGAAGTAAATGGGATCGTTCCCGAAAATCTGGGTCAAGATGTGATTGATCCCTCCGTCTAGCCCCAGAATGTCGATCATCAACCCCGCGACCGTTACCCAGGACAAGAAATGCGGCAGATACACCAGTGTCTGAACACTTTTCTTAATGCCCATATTTCGGATCTCACTCAGCAGAATAGCCATGACGATTGGAACGATAATACCAACGATAATTTTAGAAACGGCGATAATTAACGTATTAACGATCGCTTGTGTGGCTTCTTTGTACTGGAAAATTCGTTCGAAATTATCTAACCCGATCCACCGTGAACCTGTGATGCCCAGCCATGGTTTGTAGTCCTGAAATGCCATGAGTAAACCTACCATCGGGCCATAAGAAAAGATGCAGACAAACACAAATGCGGGAATACAAAGTACGTACAAAGGCCAGCTTTTCTTAATTTCCTTTTTGAATGAAGTCCGCTGGGAAAGCTTTGTTTTTGTTTTTTTAGCGGATCTGACGGGCACAATCTCGTTAATGTTGCATACCTCCTCTATGATGGTTCTTCGAAAGAGATCCTTGCAGTTAAGCTTAACAAAAGCGCTTTCACTCCAAAATGCCAAAATTTCAAGATCATCACCTCATCCTGAATCAATTTTAAAACGCTTTCATTTATAGCAGATGCTGCCCTTCCGCTTTTCGAAGGTTTGGCTTATATTAAAGTTAATCCGATAGGGAGTTTAAAACTTCTGCGTTTGGCGATATGAAAGGAAACACATATGATCAGAAAAATGTATATGAAGCGATTTATCTATTTCTTTGTTTTTTTTCTGCTGCTGACGTTAAGTTTGTTTTTCGTGATGAATCGATTGAGCTCCAAGACACTTGAAGAAAATCTGATTGGCGCTTCCAAAAACCAGCTTGATTATGTGAAAGGCATTCTGGACGGGATTATATACGAGGCTAACATGTACGGAGTTCAGTATGCAGCTGACAGTGATGTCCGATTTTATCAGAGGCATGTTATCGAGCTGAGCAATTACGATTCCCAAATGAAGAAAAACGAAATCGTTGATCGCTTGCGGCAAACGCTCCTCTCCAGTCGATCGATTGAATCGATCGGCATTTACTGGAAGTCTGAAGAAACGTTTCTGTCCACCAACAGTACGCCGGAGGCGAGACTTCCGTTCAAGGATGTTCATCAACGGGGATGGCAAATCGTCGGCAATAGCTTGTATTACTTTGCCCTCTACCCTTACATCCAAAAATCCGGACAAAATGAACCGACTCAGTACGTCGTTGGTGTAAAGCTGAATACCGATTATTTGAAAAATCTGCTGAAAAAGGCTGTGAACAACGACAGCTCAAACGCTTTTTTTTGGTTTAATTCCCATCAGTTATGGAGTGAGAAAGAAGTCGACAACGATCTATTGAAAGCGGTTACTGAAATGCTTTCTCCACAGCCGGAGATCACTTTGAAATATGATTATCACACTAATTCAGATGACTATTATGTTCTTTCCCGATATATTGAATCAATCGACGCCTACCTGATTACATATACACAGACGAATGATTTTCTGCAACCGATTGACCGCAACCGTAAAGTTTTTTTTGCCAGTATTTTAGCCGTTTTCACACTTGGTCTGGTTGTGATCTTTACGTTTTACCGGAACTATTACCGTAATATTCGTTTGTTAGAGCGGAAGTTTTCACAGGTCGAACAAGGCAATCACAATACACGTATAACCGAAAATACGGATAGAGAGTTTTACAGCCTGTTCAGAAGTTTTAATCATATGGTTACCGAGATCCAGGATCTGTTTGTATCCTTGAAGACTGAAACGGAACTAAGACGAAGTGCCGAACTTCAACAACTCCAGGCTCAGATCAATCCTCATTTTTTGTACAACAGTTTGTTTTTTATCATGTCGGTGGCTCAATTTTCACCTGATTCTGTCATGCGCATGAGCAAACATCTGGCTGAATATTATCGTTATTTAACCAAGTTGGACCGGCATGAAGTCACGC
The nucleotide sequence above comes from Paenibacillus sp. W2I17. Encoded proteins:
- a CDS encoding discoidin domain-containing protein, with protein sequence MIKGKSWMAIVIALMLLTVHLTSSAQTVHAAAGEETKIAATLFVLKNESEVSNAKIHWAPVQGATAYELYRSENNAPYTLLQTLTGTTTDDYELNIGNTYKYQVKAYGGTSLLTSAVSPEYTPYSLPEDLTTFDNTTQSTLMLPNELKVGDTYYRFNFVQKSSGGFGEMIQQTSTDDITYGNDKVVLSYTDHPDLANSKFEGINILYHAPTNKFVFWAHYENSTDYTLARVSVASATPGEDFTFHKSFRPEGNQSRDISIFKDDDDSAYLISTANNNSDTILYKLTSDWLDVDHQVSVIYQNQHRELPKMIKKDGIYYLFSSQAAGWYPSIPLYSSATSIDGDWSELRTIGNTSTFSAQSGSVMRVKPDTGNNVVMVAYRWMFGWAGTQNGTTEERLLPVWFSDGYAFYDYFDQVLYNTSDDVVVPVQNGKLLSQGKPATAQTATGTNPASYANDGNYQTEWVGTGSSWPHWWKVDLGSVQQLNNVQISWWMQKGSEGYYKYKIETSTDNVNWTVALDRTNNTSYGFTSDTLSSTAARYVRINMQNAALHNNPNNWYTPRLWEVKVFGSETN
- a CDS encoding sensor histidine kinase: MIRKMYMKRFIYFFVFFLLLTLSLFFVMNRLSSKTLEENLIGASKNQLDYVKGILDGIIYEANMYGVQYAADSDVRFYQRHVIELSNYDSQMKKNEIVDRLRQTLLSSRSIESIGIYWKSEETFLSTNSTPEARLPFKDVHQRGWQIVGNSLYYFALYPYIQKSGQNEPTQYVVGVKLNTDYLKNLLKKAVNNDSSNAFFWFNSHQLWSEKEVDNDLLKAVTEMLSPQPEITLKYDYHTNSDDYYVLSRYIESIDAYLITYTQTNDFLQPIDRNRKVFFASILAVFTLGLVVIFTFYRNYYRNIRLLERKFSQVEQGNHNTRITENTDREFYSLFRSFNHMVTEIQDLFVSLKTETELRRSAELQQLQAQINPHFLYNSLFFIMSVAQFSPDSVMRMSKHLAEYYRYLTKLDRHEVTLESELQFAEHFLIIMALSKKMEYSIDLPPELSSLPLMPLIIQPVVENAIQHGIEGQQGAHRVTIDVKQTEAAITIKVSDDGKGLSLDDIRSLEARLESDTPPEGIKGVGLWNVNQRLKNTYGERSGLHFTTNDWGGLSVLLLISIPEVKGDN
- a CDS encoding family 43 glycosylhydrolase; the encoded protein is MNNQLTNGGIWNDSSGNPIHAHGGHMLFHDDYYYWYGEDRRDDIYVSCYRSKDLFNWEFRNHILRTSTPAAPIRVRTNLALVNDKGGKVNLERPKVLFNAVTKKFVLWAHYENGNNYNDAACAIATSDSPDSHFVYHGSFNPYGYMSRDCTLFQDDDGKAYFISAARDNADLHIYRLQEDYLNVESLVGKLWQGEYREAPAVFKRKGKYYMVTSFCTGWAPNQGKYAMADTMDGPWGMLSDFGDETTYRTQPAFVLKRSEEEYLYFSDRWNGSDYFQSSYVVLPIEFNGDIPILNDYSTLSLREDAHLIHFER
- a CDS encoding carbohydrate ABC transporter permease, producing the protein MYHKTTGYRVFSYFNYAFMILAGLACFLPLLHLLAQSLSSKAAISGNMVSFWPVGFNVDAYIKTFNNSNFNGAMLTSITRTVLGTTISMFILTCAGYALSKEFRGRNVLMWFFIFTMLFSGGLIPSYILITALGLKDTIWALVLPGAFGAYNLILLVNFFKTIPKALEEAAFIDGASFFVILSKIYLPLSLPGIATVSLFIMVGHWNSWFDGILYMSDASKYPLASFLQTVVVQSNMQNMAMSQSEVAAMSEQSIKAAQIFVSTLPIILVYPFLQRYFVKGIVLGAVKE
- a CDS encoding sugar ABC transporter permease, which codes for MKKSWPLYVLCIPAFVFVCIFSYGPMVGLLMAFQDYKPWLGITGSRWIGLDNFERIFQYKEATQAIVNTLIIAVSKIIVGIIVPIVMAILLSEIRNMGIKKSVQTLVYLPHFLSWVTVAGLMIDILGLDGGINHILTQIFGNDPIYFLGDPDLFRFTVVISDVWKSFGFGMIVYLATIAGINPSYYEAAEIDGATRRQQIRYVTLPSMLPMIIVISTLSLGNILDAGFDQVFNLYNPLVYSTGDIIDTYVYRSSLLNGQYGFGTAVGLFKSGISLILIVVSYRLAYKYANYKIF